In Equus caballus isolate H_3958 breed thoroughbred chromosome 7, TB-T2T, whole genome shotgun sequence, one DNA window encodes the following:
- the LOC100064534 gene encoding zinc finger protein 564, producing the protein MRETFRNLASVGKKWEDRDIEDSDENRRRKLKSYTVERVCESEEGSQCGENFSLIPKLNLNKKTLTGVKPCECSVCGKIFMSHSSLSRHIRCHTGYKPYEYQKYGEKPYKCKECGKAFSYFQYFKKHERNHNREKTYKCRECRKVFMWLTTLRRHMITAHTGDAPYTCKECGKAFICSSSLRIHERIHTGEKPYQCKQCGKAYRYHQTFQMHERTHTGEKPYECKKCGKAFNYPSSLRNHERTHNREKPYECGKACTALSNLQVHVITHTGDGPYKCKECGKTFISPSSFQLHERSHTGEKPYECKRCGKTFRYYPSFQKHERSHTGEKPYECKECGKAFICHRNFRRHMRMHTGETPYKCEKCGKAFNHRSYFRRHERTHWIKPLEYKQGRKDFS; encoded by the exons ATGCGAGAAACCTTCAGGAACCTGGCCTCAGTAG gaaaaaaatgggaagatcGTGACATTGAAGATTCAGATGAAAATCGGAGGAGAAAACTAAA AAGTTATACAGTAGAGAGAGTCTGTGAAAGTGAAGAGGGTAGTCAATGTGGAGAAAATTTCAGCCTTATTCCAAAGCTCAATCTGAACAAGAAAACTCTTACTGGAGTAAAACCATGTGAATGCAGTGTGTGTGGAAAAATCTTCATGAGTCATTCATCCCTTAGTAGGCACATTAGATGTCATACTGGTTACAAACCATATGAGTATCAAAAATATGGAGAGAAaccatataaatgtaaggaatgtgggaaagccttcagttatttccaatattttaaaaagcatgaaagAAATCACAATAGAGAGAAAACCTATAAATGTAGGGAATGTAGGAAAGTCTTTATGTGGCTCACGACTCTTCGAAGACACATGATAACAGCACACACTGGAGATGCTCCCTATAcctgtaaggaatgtgggaaagccttcatttGTTCAAGTTCACTTAGaatacatgaaagaattcatactggagagaaaccctatcaATGTAAACAATGTGGAAAAGCCTATAGATATCACCAAACTTTTCAAATGCATGAAAGgactcacacaggagagaaaccctatgaatgtaaaaaatgtggTAAAGCCTTCAATTATCCCAGTTCTCTTCGAAACCATGAAAGAACTCACAATCGGGAGAAACCTTATGAGTGTGGGAAAGCCTGTACTGCTCTCTCAAACCTTCAAGTACACGTGATCACTCACACTGGAGACGgaccttataaatgtaaggaatgtgggaaaactTTCATTTCTCCCAGTTCATTTCAATTACATGAAAGGagtcacacaggagagaaaccctatgaatgtaagcgATGTGGTAAAACCTTTAGATATTACCCTTCCTTCCAAAAACATGAAAGAagtcatactggagagaaaccctatgaatgtaaggaatgtgggaaagcctttatttgtCACAGAAACTTTCGAAGACACATGAGAATGCATACTGGAgagacaccatataaatgtgaaaaatgtgggaaagccttcaatCATCGCAGTTACTTCCGAAGGCATGAAAGGACTCACTGGATAAAACCTCTTGAATATAAGCAGGGTAGGAAAGACTTCAGTTAA